The following proteins are co-located in the Flavobacterium sp. CECT 9288 genome:
- a CDS encoding ankyrin repeat domain-containing protein, whose protein sequence is MKNKLFVSLAFVTTMLVSAQQKNTLLESTFWKTKPDVNIVKAEIDKGNSPSASTANAFDVTVMAINNDAPEATIKYLLEQPGNEVSKLTHDNRIYLHWAANKGNTAIVELLIAKGSDINLEDSKGETPLTFAAIGAQSNTALYEAFFKAGTDPKKKYRDGVNLMHMAIAGDKSLALTNYFTSKGMSLKDTDADGNTAFDYAARSGNIALLKSLIEKGVKYTNNALLFAAQGSRREVTSIETYKYLVEDLKLKPTTANKNGETVLHFLAGKPNQIEVINYFLAKGVPVNTSNNEGNTPLMVAAAARDIAALELLLPLVSNINAQNEKGESALTLAVKSGTPEAVTALLNKGANPKVLDKDQNNLGYYLIQSYRPMNGKLDNANGAVQDPFDLKMKFLQEKGLDMVAPQKDGSTLIHFAVAKNDLGLVKKLSSLPIDLNSKNKDGLTALHKAAMIAKDDVMLKYLLSIGVKKDITTEFDETAYSLAKENETLTTNKIDLEFLK, encoded by the coding sequence ATGAAAAATAAACTTTTTGTTTCGTTGGCCTTTGTAACAACAATGTTAGTAAGCGCACAGCAAAAAAATACCTTATTAGAATCCACTTTTTGGAAAACAAAACCAGATGTGAATATTGTAAAAGCTGAAATTGACAAAGGCAATAGCCCATCAGCATCCACAGCAAATGCTTTTGATGTTACCGTAATGGCAATTAATAATGATGCGCCAGAAGCGACTATAAAATACCTTTTAGAACAACCCGGCAATGAAGTGAGTAAATTGACACATGACAATCGTATTTACTTACATTGGGCAGCAAACAAAGGGAATACGGCAATTGTAGAGCTTTTAATTGCAAAAGGGTCTGACATTAATCTGGAAGATAGTAAAGGCGAAACCCCACTTACTTTTGCCGCAATTGGAGCCCAAAGCAACACGGCACTTTACGAAGCTTTTTTTAAAGCAGGGACAGATCCTAAGAAAAAATATAGAGATGGAGTAAACTTGATGCACATGGCTATTGCTGGTGATAAAAGTTTAGCACTTACAAATTATTTCACTTCAAAAGGAATGTCTTTAAAAGATACTGATGCTGATGGAAACACCGCTTTTGATTATGCTGCAAGATCAGGAAATATAGCCTTGCTAAAATCACTTATTGAAAAAGGAGTAAAATATACCAACAACGCATTACTTTTTGCTGCTCAAGGATCAAGAAGAGAGGTAACTTCAATAGAGACCTATAAATATTTAGTAGAAGATTTAAAACTTAAACCTACTACTGCCAATAAAAACGGAGAAACGGTTTTGCATTTTTTAGCAGGAAAGCCAAACCAAATTGAAGTAATCAATTATTTTCTGGCAAAAGGTGTTCCTGTAAACACTAGTAATAATGAAGGAAATACTCCGCTCATGGTGGCGGCAGCAGCCCGAGACATAGCTGCATTAGAATTATTGTTACCACTTGTTTCAAATATCAATGCTCAAAATGAAAAAGGAGAATCGGCTTTGACGCTTGCTGTGAAATCGGGAACTCCCGAAGCAGTTACAGCACTACTAAACAAAGGTGCAAATCCAAAAGTATTAGACAAAGATCAAAACAATTTAGGGTACTATTTAATTCAATCCTACAGACCAATGAACGGTAAACTAGACAACGCAAACGGTGCCGTTCAAGACCCATTTGATCTGAAAATGAAATTTTTACAAGAAAAAGGTCTTGATATGGTTGCGCCACAAAAAGACGGCAGTACTTTAATCCATTTTGCAGTTGCAAAAAATGATTTGGGTTTGGTAAAAAAATTGTCTTCTTTGCCAATAGACTTAAATTCAAAAAACAAAGACGGATTAACAGCACTTCACAAAGCCGCCATGATTGCAAAGGATGATGTTATGTTAAAATATTTATTAAGTATAGGAGTAAAAAAAGATATTACTACTGAATTTGATGAAACGGCATACTCTTTGGCTAAAGAAAATGAGACGCTTACCACAAACAAAATTGATCTAGAATTTTTAAAATAA
- a CDS encoding DUF2271 domain-containing protein, whose amino-acid sequence MKSILKISLTLLLLCFTTNQATAQSSKYKCMLQMSNYMGEGAYIVVSLVNAKGEYVKTLYVMGDDKKWYKTLKEWHKFYAKKPENLSAKTGASVTGGDRSITTIEIEDAKINKGFKLRFETAVEDHKYHTTDIEIPLTTEGIAAKTEGNNYIRYVRLNKI is encoded by the coding sequence ATGAAATCCATACTTAAAATATCGTTAACCCTATTATTATTGTGTTTTACAACAAATCAAGCAACTGCTCAAAGTAGTAAATACAAATGCATGTTACAAATGTCAAACTATATGGGCGAAGGAGCGTACATTGTAGTTTCACTAGTGAATGCAAAAGGAGAATACGTAAAAACGCTTTATGTAATGGGCGATGATAAAAAATGGTACAAAACATTAAAGGAATGGCATAAATTTTATGCTAAAAAACCTGAAAATTTAAGTGCTAAAACAGGCGCATCTGTAACAGGAGGCGACCGTAGCATCACGACTATTGAAATTGAAGATGCTAAAATCAATAAAGGATTTAAATTGCGTTTTGAAACCGCTGTAGAAGATCACAAATACCACACCACCGATATTGAAATTCCACTTACTACTGAAGGAATTGCCGCTAAAACTGAAGGTAATAATTACATCAGATATGTGCGTTTAAATAAAATTTAG
- a CDS encoding FAD:protein FMN transferase, with protein MIQFRIFLSLVTFLLVQNLEAQVLKKRTTLLMGGRFDISIVAQDTTTAVQSIDEVVAEITRIENLISDWKPTSQVSEVNQNAGIRPVKVDKEVFELTQRALELSKITKGAFDISFAAMDRIWKFDGSMTEMPTAEAIQKSVEKVGYENIILDSLESTIYLKVKGMKIGFGALGEGYATDKCRAMMLSKGIPAGIINGSGDMSTWGTQPNGKPWNIGITNPFRPEKIMSIVPLRQEAVTTSGSYEKYVVFDGKRYSHIINPLTGYPATGLCSVTIIGPNAETANGLSTSIMVLGQKDGLQLLKRYPYYSGILILDTGTTIKTSNFKKMRKSSFLQLK; from the coding sequence ATGATCCAATTTCGTATATTTTTATCGCTAGTAACCTTCTTATTGGTCCAAAACCTAGAAGCTCAAGTTTTAAAAAAAAGAACCACATTATTGATGGGTGGTCGCTTTGACATTTCTATAGTGGCTCAAGATACTACAACAGCTGTACAAAGTATTGATGAAGTTGTTGCCGAAATTACACGTATAGAGAATTTGATTTCGGACTGGAAGCCTACTTCTCAAGTTTCGGAAGTGAATCAAAATGCAGGTATTCGCCCCGTAAAAGTTGACAAAGAAGTATTTGAATTGACGCAAAGAGCGCTTGAATTATCAAAGATTACTAAGGGCGCGTTTGACATTAGCTTTGCGGCTATGGATAGGATTTGGAAATTTGACGGGTCGATGACCGAGATGCCCACAGCAGAAGCTATTCAAAAATCAGTAGAAAAGGTGGGTTATGAAAATATCATTTTAGACAGTTTAGAGTCTACCATTTACCTCAAAGTAAAAGGGATGAAAATAGGTTTTGGCGCCTTAGGCGAAGGATACGCAACCGATAAATGCCGTGCTATGATGCTGTCCAAAGGCATTCCTGCTGGAATCATTAATGGCTCTGGCGATATGAGTACGTGGGGAACGCAGCCTAATGGCAAACCTTGGAATATTGGTATTACGAACCCTTTTCGACCTGAAAAAATTATGTCGATCGTTCCATTAAGGCAAGAAGCCGTAACCACTTCTGGGAGTTATGAAAAATATGTCGTTTTTGATGGTAAACGCTATTCTCATATTATAAACCCTTTGACGGGATATCCTGCAACAGGTTTGTGTAGCGTAACAATTATAGGTCCAAATGCTGAAACGGCTAATGGATTAAGTACCTCTATAATGGTACTTGGTCAAAAGGATGGATTGCAGTTGTTAAAAAGATATCCGTACTATTCGGGTATTTTGATATTAGATACCGGAACAACAATTAAGACGAGTAATTTTAAAAAAATGAGAAAGAGTTCATTTTTACAATTGAAGTAA
- a CDS encoding TonB-dependent siderophore receptor, with protein sequence MKYIFLPVAAFFMSLSSFSQTGLNTTETKEIEAYMETAVDTVKNKKGQILKEVVVSSNKDKKTISALRSGLKPMDTPQSLQVIGSEIIGQQQSIRLSDVIKNANGIYVGSARGGAQESFFSRGYDMSGNNMFKNGFRYNGGSIPEVSGLEKVEFLKGGSALLYGNVAPGGILNLVTKTPKFTAGGELSMQMGSFSYYKPSIDFYGPLSKTIAYRVNASYEKSESFRDFVKNDRIYINPSLLIHVTDKTQITVQGDYLSADWTPDFGTGIVGKEILDLPRNQFFGAKWSNGNTKSSSASVQLHHDFNINWNLNFNSSFQNYDRSQKSTAQLSNLNTYSVPGTWNRGLVQNKNLEKIFGDQLSIQGTFYSGKVKHQIFTGVDYELSIADNYTYVFNEKAVMVNGKYDPSLYDTINLFSFIPNSQRNDIPNAANTQIAITETSRFGGFAQDLISITDKIKVLAGIRWSWQEAQVVTTDFTKNTVTEGAKNLNKAFSPKAGLVYQPNKTTTVFSSYSNSFTPNTGTTVDYKPLDPSIIDQYEVGIKKDFMKGLFTTNITAYIIENNNLAQTAPFAADGVTPNVNTNLRELVGGTKGKGIEIDINANPVKGLNVLAGYSFNETKITKTSGTSGSLIEGDLLTRTPKHTANFSVFYKIPEGFFKGITLGGIASYVGDRVGGWNDRYVWTENKPSTTPKTYTITIEDRDIPLKGYTTVDASLGYEWNKISLLCKLSNITNELNYTVHENYSTNPIAPRQVMAILKYKL encoded by the coding sequence ATGAAATATATTTTTTTACCCGTAGCTGCTTTTTTTATGAGTCTTTCTAGTTTTTCACAAACTGGATTAAACACTACAGAGACCAAAGAAATTGAAGCTTACATGGAAACAGCAGTAGACACTGTAAAAAATAAAAAAGGACAAATATTAAAAGAAGTTGTGGTTTCAAGCAACAAAGACAAAAAAACAATATCTGCTTTGCGTTCTGGTTTAAAACCAATGGATACTCCACAAAGTTTACAAGTTATAGGATCTGAAATTATTGGTCAACAGCAATCTATTAGGTTGAGCGATGTAATTAAAAATGCCAACGGTATTTATGTGGGTTCAGCAAGAGGTGGTGCACAGGAATCATTCTTCTCAAGAGGTTATGACATGTCAGGTAACAATATGTTTAAAAATGGGTTTAGATACAACGGGGGTTCTATTCCTGAGGTTTCTGGTTTAGAAAAAGTAGAATTTTTAAAAGGTGGATCGGCATTATTATATGGAAATGTGGCTCCAGGAGGTATTTTGAACTTGGTAACAAAAACTCCAAAGTTTACGGCTGGAGGCGAACTATCCATGCAAATGGGAAGTTTTTCGTATTACAAACCATCTATTGATTTTTATGGCCCTTTGAGTAAAACCATTGCTTATCGCGTAAATGCTTCTTACGAAAAATCAGAAAGCTTTAGAGACTTTGTAAAAAACGATAGAATTTACATTAATCCATCTTTATTAATTCATGTTACAGACAAAACTCAAATCACCGTACAAGGGGATTATTTAAGCGCTGATTGGACACCTGATTTTGGGACAGGAATTGTTGGAAAAGAAATATTAGATTTACCAAGAAATCAGTTTTTTGGAGCAAAATGGTCTAATGGAAACACCAAGTCTTCAAGTGCATCGGTTCAATTACACCACGATTTTAATATCAATTGGAATTTGAATTTTAATTCATCATTTCAAAATTATGATCGAAGCCAAAAATCTACAGCGCAACTTTCCAATTTAAACACTTATTCGGTGCCTGGAACGTGGAACAGAGGATTGGTTCAAAATAAAAATTTAGAGAAAATATTTGGTGACCAGTTAAGTATTCAAGGTACTTTTTATTCTGGAAAAGTAAAACATCAAATCTTTACTGGGGTAGATTATGAATTGTCTATTGCTGATAACTACACCTATGTTTTTAACGAAAAAGCGGTTATGGTAAATGGAAAATACGATCCGAGTTTATACGACACAATCAATCTTTTTAGTTTCATTCCTAACTCACAAAGAAACGACATTCCAAATGCAGCCAATACACAAATTGCAATTACAGAAACTAGTCGTTTTGGTGGATTTGCACAAGACTTGATATCGATTACAGATAAAATTAAAGTTTTGGCAGGTATACGTTGGTCTTGGCAAGAAGCTCAAGTAGTAACCACAGATTTTACAAAAAACACAGTTACTGAAGGAGCCAAAAATTTAAATAAAGCGTTTTCTCCAAAAGCAGGCTTAGTATACCAACCTAATAAAACCACAACCGTGTTTAGTAGTTATTCTAATTCTTTCACGCCAAATACAGGAACGACAGTTGATTACAAACCACTTGATCCTTCTATTATTGACCAATATGAAGTAGGAATCAAAAAAGATTTTATGAAAGGTTTGTTTACAACAAACATTACCGCCTATATTATTGAAAATAATAATCTTGCACAAACAGCTCCTTTTGCAGCTGATGGAGTTACCCCAAATGTAAATACGAACTTGAGAGAATTAGTAGGAGGAACGAAAGGAAAAGGGATTGAAATTGACATCAATGCTAACCCAGTTAAAGGTTTAAACGTTTTGGCAGGGTATAGTTTTAATGAAACCAAAATCACTAAAACTTCTGGTACAAGTGGAAGTTTAATTGAAGGTGATTTATTAACCAGAACACCTAAACACACTGCCAACTTTAGTGTTTTTTACAAAATTCCAGAAGGTTTTTTCAAAGGAATAACACTTGGTGGTATCGCTAGCTATGTAGGTGACCGAGTGGGAGGTTGGAACGACCGTTATGTGTGGACTGAAAACAAGCCTTCAACTACGCCAAAAACCTACACTATTACTATAGAAGACCGAGACATCCCATTAAAAGGTTATACAACTGTAGATGCATCTCTTGGCTACGAATGGAATAAAATTTCACTTTTATGTAAACTTTCTAACATAACAAATGAATTGAATTATACGGTGCACGAAAATTACAGTACAAATCCTATTGCTCCAAGGCAAGTAATGGCTATTTTAAAGTATAAATTGTAA
- a CDS encoding DUF6265 family protein: MKKSALIILSVICIFSCNKNKTSEKEKIKAAQWIIGNWKYKTATGTLTENWTKGNDSTLLGTSFYIQDKDTIHHETIVLQQKGDNLTYTATIKGQHNDQPVVFTLNSATEKSMVFENPKNDYPRTITYQQVSSQSIIAKISGIQQGKPLSEQFVLKK; encoded by the coding sequence ATGAAAAAATCAGCCCTAATTATCTTGTCCGTAATATGTATTTTTAGTTGTAACAAAAACAAAACTAGCGAAAAAGAAAAAATTAAAGCAGCCCAATGGATCATTGGGAACTGGAAATACAAAACAGCAACCGGAACTCTTACTGAGAACTGGACAAAAGGCAATGATAGTACTTTACTAGGTACCTCATTTTACATACAAGATAAGGATACTATACACCATGAAACAATTGTACTGCAACAAAAGGGTGATAATCTAACTTACACGGCTACAATAAAAGGACAACATAATGATCAACCTGTTGTTTTTACTTTAAATAGCGCAACAGAAAAATCAATGGTTTTTGAAAACCCGAAAAACGATTATCCTAGAACTATTACCTACCAGCAAGTGTCATCCCAATCTATAATTGCCAAAATAAGCGGAATCCAGCAAGGAAAACCTTTGTCTGAACAGTTTGTTTTGAAAAAGTAG
- a CDS encoding PepSY domain-containing protein, with protein sequence MTLSFWRLSHLALALFSALFLILASVTGVILAVDAIQEKTPPYKVANFDTLTLDKTITAVRNVYPEITSVRVDHNQFVILEGIDGQDQDVNAYIDPKTGEILGEPEKKNEFILWTTALHRSLFLKETGRFIVGFISFLLVLISISGLVLLIKRQKNFRGLFSKIVKENFAQYYHIVLGRWSLIPILILAITGTFLTLEKFNFFMDSAETETKNTTTITHTPTKKTAQSFYKNTLLSEIQKIEFPFSDDPEENYIITLGDKEIEVNQLTGAVVRETPFPLQTLISSWSLNLHTGRTSILWALILGFASINILFFIYSGFAMTLKRRSSRLKNKFKKDESNIIILVGSENGSTLVFANAIQKQLIAAGNKVFITELNSYQTYPQTEHILVFTATHGLGDAPANAAKFTSLVNQNSQNQKINFSVLGFGSRAYPDFCEFASTVDRILEEQDWAVRLLDLQTVNDKSVTEFIEWVRLWNAKTGIPLATTPSLYNAVPKGLKKLIVLDKTEVTPKDQTFIMNLGYAKRNKIKSGDLLAIYPANDNQERLYSIGILQDTMQLVVKLHPYGLGSRYLYHLKKGDVFEGRILPNPSFYFPEQATKIAMISNGTGIAPFLGMIDQNKTKVSTSIYCGFRKKTETVQGYEFFLNEMIEKKRLTEFHVALSREENAMYVMDLIQRDASFFIDLLVSGGVIMICGSLAMQQDVERVLENICLEHTRVGIDLYKNKNQILSDCY encoded by the coding sequence ATGACTCTTTCTTTTTGGCGATTATCACATTTAGCTCTAGCTTTATTCTCAGCGTTGTTTTTAATATTAGCATCAGTTACAGGAGTGATTCTTGCTGTTGATGCTATTCAGGAAAAAACTCCACCTTACAAAGTTGCTAATTTTGATACCCTCACGTTAGACAAAACTATTACAGCAGTTAGAAACGTTTACCCAGAAATAACTTCGGTACGTGTAGATCACAATCAATTTGTAATTTTAGAAGGAATAGACGGTCAAGATCAAGATGTCAACGCATACATAGATCCTAAAACTGGGGAAATCCTTGGGGAACCCGAGAAAAAAAACGAATTTATCTTGTGGACTACTGCCCTTCATAGGTCTTTATTTTTAAAAGAAACAGGAAGATTCATAGTTGGTTTTATCTCTTTTTTGTTGGTTTTAATCAGTATTTCTGGATTGGTACTGCTGATCAAAAGACAGAAAAATTTCCGTGGTTTATTTTCAAAAATTGTCAAGGAAAACTTTGCTCAGTACTACCACATTGTTTTAGGAAGATGGTCTTTGATTCCGATTCTAATACTTGCCATTACAGGAACTTTTTTGACACTAGAGAAGTTCAATTTTTTTATGGATTCTGCTGAAACAGAAACTAAAAATACAACTACTATAACTCATACTCCAACAAAAAAAACAGCTCAATCATTTTATAAAAACACCTTACTGAGCGAAATTCAAAAAATTGAATTTCCGTTTTCTGATGATCCTGAGGAAAATTATATTATAACTTTAGGTGACAAAGAAATTGAAGTAAATCAATTAACTGGAGCGGTAGTGCGCGAAACACCTTTCCCATTGCAAACGCTTATTTCAAGCTGGAGTCTCAATTTACATACCGGGAGAACAAGTATTTTATGGGCATTAATACTGGGTTTTGCAAGTATTAACATATTGTTTTTTATCTATTCTGGGTTTGCCATGACACTCAAACGTAGATCAAGCAGATTAAAAAACAAATTCAAAAAAGACGAAAGCAACATCATTATTTTAGTAGGATCAGAGAATGGTAGCACACTCGTTTTTGCAAATGCGATTCAAAAACAACTTATTGCGGCAGGAAATAAAGTCTTTATAACGGAACTCAACTCATATCAAACCTATCCTCAAACAGAACATATCTTAGTTTTTACTGCAACGCATGGCTTAGGTGATGCACCTGCAAATGCTGCTAAGTTTACATCACTAGTAAATCAAAACAGTCAAAACCAAAAGATAAATTTTTCAGTATTGGGTTTTGGATCTCGTGCTTATCCTGACTTTTGTGAATTTGCATCTACAGTTGATCGTATTTTAGAGGAGCAAGACTGGGCTGTACGATTACTCGATTTACAAACTGTTAATGACAAGTCAGTTACTGAATTTATAGAATGGGTACGCTTGTGGAATGCCAAAACAGGAATCCCGCTGGCTACTACCCCATCTTTATACAATGCTGTACCAAAGGGATTAAAAAAACTTATTGTACTTGATAAAACAGAAGTCACTCCTAAAGACCAAACTTTTATTATGAATCTAGGATATGCCAAAAGAAACAAAATAAAATCAGGTGATTTGCTTGCCATTTATCCTGCAAACGACAATCAAGAACGACTGTACTCAATAGGTATACTACAAGACACTATGCAACTTGTAGTGAAATTACATCCGTATGGTTTGGGTTCTCGATATTTGTATCACTTAAAAAAAGGAGATGTTTTTGAGGGTAGAATATTACCTAATCCGTCATTTTATTTTCCTGAGCAAGCTACAAAAATTGCAATGATCTCAAATGGAACAGGAATTGCTCCGTTTTTAGGAATGATTGACCAAAATAAAACAAAAGTTTCTACCTCTATATACTGTGGTTTTAGGAAAAAAACCGAAACCGTACAAGGGTATGAATTTTTCCTAAATGAAATGATAGAAAAAAAGAGGCTAACAGAATTTCATGTAGCGCTATCTCGTGAAGAAAATGCTATGTATGTCATGGATTTAATTCAGCGTGATGCTTCCTTTTTTATAGATTTACTAGTTTCTGGCGGCGTAATCATGATTTGTGGTTCACTAGCCATGCAGCAAGATGTAGAGCGTGTTTTAGAAAATATTTGTCTTGAGCATACCAGAGTTGGAATTGACTTGTACAAAAATAAAAATCAAATTCTGTCTGACTGCTATTAA
- a CDS encoding DNA topoisomerase 3 produces MKVCIAEKPSVAREIATVLGANTKRDGYYEGNGYAVTYTFGHLCTLKEPNDYKPHWKSWDLNNLPMLPEKFETKVVENSGIQKQFKIVKQLFDQAEMVINCGDAGQEGELIQRWVMNQAHYKGVVMRLWISSLTTEAIREGFQNLKPSSQYDNLFYAGFSRAIGDWLLGMNATRLYTVKHGGYKQVLSIGRVQTPTLAMVVERYKEIMNFKPQPYWELQTMYRETLFNYEEGRFLKKEEGAILAQKVKESPFEIIAVDKKNGNEYAPKLFDLTGLQVYCNTKFGFSADETLKIAQLLYEQKVITYPRVDTTFLPNDVYPKVPGILQKLTAYTQLTAPLLNKKIKKSSKVFNDSKVTDHHAIIPTGVQNNLSYNNQQVYDIITKRFIAVFYDDCLVANTTVLGKAADVVFKTTGKIILKKGWRVVFEDPNAKEKETDLLPLFTIGESGPHEPSFLEKETKAPNQFTEATLLRAMETAGKQVEDDDLRELMKENGIGRPSTRANIIETLFKRQYIIRNKKQVLPTATGIQLIDTIQNDMVKSAELTGSWEKQLRDIEKGTYSAASFINNMKQMVGVLVDEVRLETRRAIHATPLHEEKKIAKPVKKSPAGIAQQKCPKCKQGSLLKGKTAYGCSAYQSGCTFLLPYVYAEKKISENQYLRLLHKGSTVNLKDFKTQSGTVEGLLRLDENFQLILEQKKTLAKAVPDELTCPKCKKGTVLKGKLAYGCSQYKVGCTFNVSFIKVREQLNGVAATKDLVHQILKSNS; encoded by the coding sequence ATGAAGGTATGTATTGCAGAAAAACCTAGTGTGGCAAGAGAAATTGCAACAGTACTGGGTGCCAACACTAAACGAGATGGATATTATGAAGGGAATGGTTATGCGGTTACCTACACTTTTGGACATTTGTGCACGCTTAAAGAGCCTAATGATTACAAACCACACTGGAAAAGTTGGGATTTAAATAACTTACCCATGCTTCCTGAGAAATTTGAAACCAAAGTGGTGGAAAATTCAGGAATCCAAAAACAGTTTAAAATTGTAAAACAATTGTTTGACCAAGCAGAAATGGTTATTAATTGTGGTGATGCCGGCCAAGAAGGAGAACTCATTCAGCGCTGGGTTATGAACCAAGCACACTATAAAGGAGTGGTGATGCGACTTTGGATTTCCTCTTTGACAACCGAAGCTATTAGAGAAGGTTTTCAAAACTTAAAACCCTCCAGTCAATACGACAACTTGTTCTATGCTGGTTTCTCTAGAGCTATTGGTGACTGGTTGCTGGGTATGAATGCCACTCGACTGTACACTGTAAAACATGGTGGATACAAGCAAGTGTTATCTATAGGTAGGGTACAAACCCCTACTCTTGCTATGGTTGTAGAACGGTATAAAGAAATTATGAATTTCAAGCCACAACCTTACTGGGAATTACAAACCATGTACCGTGAAACTCTTTTTAATTATGAAGAAGGTAGGTTTTTAAAGAAAGAAGAAGGTGCAATTCTGGCTCAAAAAGTAAAAGAAAGCCCGTTTGAAATTATTGCTGTTGACAAGAAAAACGGCAATGAGTATGCTCCAAAATTATTTGACCTTACTGGATTACAAGTGTATTGCAACACTAAATTTGGTTTCTCAGCAGATGAAACTTTAAAAATAGCACAGCTGTTATACGAACAAAAAGTAATTACCTACCCTAGAGTAGACACCACTTTTTTACCTAATGATGTGTACCCAAAAGTGCCTGGTATTTTACAAAAATTAACGGCTTACACACAATTGACCGCGCCCTTACTGAATAAAAAAATTAAAAAATCAAGTAAGGTTTTTAATGACAGTAAGGTAACAGATCACCATGCAATCATTCCCACGGGTGTACAAAATAACTTGTCCTACAACAACCAGCAGGTTTACGATATTATAACCAAACGCTTTATTGCTGTTTTTTATGACGATTGTCTTGTGGCCAATACTACGGTGCTGGGTAAAGCTGCCGATGTAGTTTTTAAAACAACCGGTAAAATAATTTTAAAAAAAGGATGGAGAGTTGTTTTTGAAGATCCAAATGCCAAGGAAAAAGAAACCGATCTTTTACCCTTATTCACCATTGGCGAAAGCGGCCCTCATGAACCTTCTTTTTTAGAAAAAGAAACGAAAGCGCCCAACCAGTTTACCGAGGCTACCTTATTAAGAGCCATGGAAACCGCCGGAAAACAAGTTGAAGATGATGACCTGCGCGAACTTATGAAAGAAAATGGTATTGGCAGACCATCAACCCGAGCTAACATTATTGAAACCTTATTCAAGAGGCAATATATTATTCGTAATAAGAAACAGGTATTACCCACTGCAACCGGCATTCAACTGATTGACACCATTCAAAATGATATGGTAAAATCAGCAGAACTCACGGGTTCTTGGGAAAAACAACTTCGGGATATTGAAAAAGGAACGTATTCTGCTGCTTCATTCATTAATAATATGAAACAAATGGTAGGAGTACTTGTTGATGAAGTTCGTCTAGAAACCCGTCGAGCCATACATGCAACACCACTGCATGAGGAAAAGAAAATTGCAAAACCCGTAAAAAAATCACCTGCCGGAATTGCACAACAAAAATGCCCAAAATGCAAACAAGGATCGCTACTAAAAGGAAAAACAGCCTACGGTTGTAGTGCCTATCAATCTGGATGTACTTTTTTATTACCTTATGTTTATGCCGAAAAAAAGATTTCAGAAAATCAATACTTGCGCTTATTGCATAAAGGATCTACCGTAAACTTGAAAGATTTTAAAACACAATCCGGTACAGTAGAAGGATTATTGCGTTTAGACGAAAATTTCCAACTTATACTTGAACAAAAGAAGACTTTGGCGAAAGCCGTTCCCGACGAATTAACTTGCCCAAAATGCAAAAAAGGAACCGTATTAAAAGGAAAACTAGCCTATGGATGCAGCCAGTATAAAGTAGGCTGTACCTTTAACGTTAGTTTTATTAAGGTTCGGGAGCAGTTAAACGGAGTCGCTGCCACAAAAGATCTTGTACACCAAATTCTTAAAAGCAATAGTTAG